One window of the Peromyscus leucopus breed LL Stock chromosome 17, UCI_PerLeu_2.1, whole genome shotgun sequence genome contains the following:
- the Ankrd37 gene encoding ankyrin repeat domain-containing protein 37, whose protein sequence is MLLLNCNLEDDGLKNLLETGASVNAPPDPQEQSPVHLAAGGGLACFLLWQLQTGADLNQQDVLGETPLHKAAKVGSLECLSLLVASDAQIGLCNKNGQTAEDLAWSCGFPECARFLTTIKCTQTTKSLGDACAPVLRQKRSLTGVENRALKRKC, encoded by the exons ATGCTGTTGCTTAATTGCAACCTGGAG GATGATGGCCTCAAGAATTTGCTGGAGACGGGAGCGTCAGTCAACGCACCCCCGGATCCCCAGGAGCAGTCGCCTGTTCACCTAGCTGCAGGTGGCGGCcttgcttgttttcttctctggCAGCTGCAAACAGGCGCTGACCTCAACCAACAG GATGTTTTGGGAGAAACGCCACTCCACAAGGCAGCCAAAGTTGGAAGCCTGGAATGCCTTAGCCTCCTCGTGGCCAGTGATGCCCAGATTGG CTTATGTAATAAGAATGGGCAAACAGCTGAAGATCTTGCTTGGTCGTGTGGATTTCCAGAATGTGCCAGGTTTCTAACAACGATTAAATGTACGCAGACAACAAAATCATTGGGTGATGCCTGTGCTCCAGTACTCAGGCAGAAGCGAAGCTTAACAGGTGTGGAGAACAGAGCTTTGAAGAGGAAGTGTTG A